In the genome of Thermus sp. LT1-2-5, one region contains:
- a CDS encoding carbohydrate ABC transporter permease, with protein MGRFLRHLFVFAVLLFIALPFLWMAYAAFMPKEAVYSGELFSRVGFSLENVRALAKEGFWDRLLFSLGLSSGVVALQLLTALLAAYALRAGLGLLPFYLFLMAVPAELLLVPLYGVLQGLGLLDTLFALVLPFAASPFVIYLVYQAMRGVPEELLEAARLDGAGHRVLLFHILFPLARPTLVAAGVLAFAAHWNLVLYPRVVVSDPRLWTLQTWLTDLQRKYPTDWGLLSAAALLSVLPIALLYLLFERRVVATFEEGLKG; from the coding sequence GTGGGCCGCTTCCTCAGGCACCTCTTCGTTTTTGCCGTGCTCCTTTTCATCGCCCTGCCCTTCCTCTGGATGGCCTACGCCGCCTTCATGCCCAAGGAGGCGGTGTACTCGGGGGAGCTTTTCTCCCGGGTGGGCTTCAGCCTGGAAAACGTCCGCGCCCTGGCCAAGGAGGGTTTCTGGGACCGGCTTCTCTTCTCCCTGGGCCTTTCTTCGGGCGTGGTGGCCCTGCAACTCCTCACCGCCCTTTTGGCCGCTTACGCCCTCCGGGCGGGGCTTGGGCTTTTGCCCTTTTACCTTTTCCTCATGGCGGTGCCAGCGGAGCTCCTTCTGGTCCCCCTGTACGGCGTCCTCCAGGGGCTTGGCCTCCTGGACACCCTTTTTGCCCTGGTCCTTCCCTTCGCCGCTAGTCCTTTTGTCATCTACCTGGTCTACCAGGCCATGCGGGGGGTGCCGGAGGAGCTTTTGGAGGCGGCCAGGCTGGATGGGGCCGGGCACCGGGTGCTCCTCTTCCACATCCTCTTCCCCTTGGCCCGGCCCACCTTGGTGGCGGCGGGGGTGCTCGCCTTCGCCGCCCACTGGAACCTGGTCCTTTACCCCAGGGTGGTGGTTTCCGACCCCAGGCTTTGGACCCTCCAGACCTGGCTCACGGACCTACAACGCAAGTACCCCACGGACTGGGGCCTCCTCTCGGCGGCGGCGCTTTTGAGCGTCCTGCCCATCGCCCTCCTCTACCTCCTCTTTGAGCGGCGGGTGGTGGCCACCTTTGAGGAGGGGCTGAAGGGCTGA
- a CDS encoding CoA transferase: MGPLSGVRVLDLSRVLAGPLCTMILADLGAEVIKVEPPWGDETRSWGPPFAEGESAYFLSVNRGKKSVALDLKQGEGQEAVRRLARRADVLVENFKTGDLARYGLDYESLKALNPRLVYLSLTGFGHTGPRAKEPGYDAALQGYTGIMSVTGEPQGPPMKVGVAWIDVMTGMMGAVAVLAALWERERSGLGQHIDLSLFDVGLFALANLGESYLLTGRPPGRLGNAHAQIVPYGAFPAEDGWLVLAVGNDEQFQRLCQVLGLPQLAARFPTNPSRVEEREEVERAIAQRLRTRPRAYWLEQLRAAGVPAAPVNDLAEAFQDPQAWVREAVWTLDHPLVGRLPTLANPLRFLSRTPARPSTPPPLLGEHTEAILLEAGYTPEEVFALVEKGVARTGPKRKG, translated from the coding sequence ATGGGGCCGCTTTCCGGCGTTAGGGTGCTGGACCTCTCCCGCGTGCTGGCGGGGCCGCTTTGCACCATGATCCTGGCCGATCTGGGGGCGGAGGTCATCAAGGTGGAACCCCCCTGGGGGGACGAGACCCGCAGCTGGGGCCCCCCCTTCGCTGAGGGGGAAAGCGCCTACTTCCTCTCCGTGAACCGGGGCAAGAAGAGCGTGGCCCTGGACCTCAAGCAAGGGGAAGGCCAGGAGGCGGTGCGGCGCCTGGCCAGGCGGGCGGATGTGCTGGTGGAAAACTTCAAGACAGGGGACCTCGCCCGCTACGGCCTAGACTACGAAAGCCTCAAGGCCCTGAACCCCAGGCTCGTCTACCTCTCCCTCACCGGTTTCGGCCACACCGGGCCCCGGGCCAAGGAACCCGGCTACGACGCCGCCCTCCAGGGCTACACCGGCATCATGTCCGTCACCGGGGAGCCCCAAGGCCCCCCCATGAAGGTGGGGGTGGCCTGGATTGACGTGATGACGGGGATGATGGGAGCGGTGGCCGTGCTCGCCGCCCTTTGGGAGAGGGAGCGAAGCGGCCTGGGCCAGCACATCGACCTCTCCCTCTTTGACGTGGGCCTCTTCGCCCTGGCGAACCTCGGGGAAAGCTACCTCCTCACGGGAAGACCCCCTGGCAGGCTCGGCAACGCCCACGCCCAGATCGTCCCCTACGGGGCCTTCCCGGCGGAGGACGGCTGGCTTGTGCTCGCCGTGGGAAACGACGAGCAGTTCCAAAGGCTTTGCCAGGTCCTGGGGCTTCCCCAGTTGGCGGCGCGCTTCCCCACCAACCCAAGCCGGGTGGAGGAGCGGGAGGAGGTGGAAAGGGCCATCGCCCAAAGGCTCCGCACCCGCCCCCGGGCCTACTGGCTGGAGCAGCTCAGAGCAGCGGGGGTCCCCGCCGCCCCGGTGAACGATCTGGCCGAAGCCTTCCAGGACCCCCAGGCCTGGGTGCGGGAAGCGGTCTGGACCCTGGACCACCCCCTCGTGGGAAGGCTTCCTACCCTGGCCAACCCCTTGCGCTTCCTCTCCCGCACCCCCGCCAGGCCCTCCACGCCCCCGCCCCTTTTGGGAGAGCACACGGAGGCCATTCTCCTGGAAGCGGGGTACACCCCGGAAGAGGTCTTCGCCCTTGTGGAAAAGGGGGTAGCGCGGACCGGCCCCAAACGCAAGGGATGA
- a CDS encoding gamma carbonic anhydrase family protein: MSAYRFEDKLPKVHPTAFLAPGAYVVGAVEVGEGASLWFGAVARGDLERVVVGPGTNVQDGAVLHADPGFPCLLGPSVTVGHRAVVHGAVVEEGALIGMGAIVLNGARIGKNAVVGAGAVVPPGMEVPEGMLALGVPARVVRPADPPTNAPRYQALAERYRKGLFPVDPPRRYRLTLRGQDALNPFSELHLRLKRQKKEALEALRQVAQGFPLAPEAAIPLLEEGLIVPE; the protein is encoded by the coding sequence TTGAGCGCCTACCGCTTTGAGGACAAGCTTCCCAAGGTCCACCCCACCGCCTTCCTCGCCCCCGGGGCCTACGTGGTGGGGGCGGTGGAGGTGGGGGAGGGGGCTTCCCTCTGGTTTGGCGCCGTGGCGCGGGGGGATTTGGAGCGGGTGGTGGTGGGCCCCGGAACCAACGTCCAGGACGGGGCTGTCCTCCACGCCGACCCGGGCTTTCCCTGCCTCTTAGGGCCTTCCGTCACCGTGGGCCACCGGGCGGTGGTCCATGGGGCGGTGGTGGAGGAGGGGGCCTTGATCGGCATGGGGGCCATCGTCCTCAACGGGGCGAGGATCGGCAAGAACGCCGTGGTGGGGGCGGGGGCGGTGGTGCCCCCGGGGATGGAGGTGCCCGAGGGGATGTTGGCCCTGGGCGTCCCCGCCCGGGTGGTGCGCCCCGCCGACCCCCCCACCAACGCCCCCCGGTACCAGGCCTTGGCCGAGCGCTACCGCAAGGGGCTTTTCCCCGTGGACCCCCCCCGGCGCTACCGCCTCACCCTAAGGGGGCAGGATGCGCTCAACCCTTTTAGCGAGCTCCACTTGCGGTTGAAGCGGCAGAAAAAGGAGGCCCTCGAGGCCCTGCGCCAGGTGGCCCAGGGCTTTCCCTTGGCGCCGGAAGCTGCCATACCCCTTCTGGAAGAGGGCCTCATCGTTCCCGAGTGA
- a CDS encoding NUDIX hydrolase, which translates to MELGAGGVVFNAKREVLLLRDRMGFWVFPKGHIEMGESLESAAVREVYEETGVQAVVLGPLYPTRYVNPKGIEREVHWFLMRGEGEPRLEAGMTGAGWFAPEEARALLAFPEDLGLLEVALERLPL; encoded by the coding sequence GTGGAACTAGGCGCCGGGGGTGTGGTCTTCAACGCCAAGCGGGAGGTCCTTCTCCTTAGGGACCGCATGGGCTTTTGGGTCTTTCCCAAGGGGCATATAGAGATGGGGGAGAGCCTGGAAAGCGCTGCGGTGCGGGAGGTGTACGAGGAAACCGGGGTCCAGGCGGTGGTCCTAGGCCCTCTCTATCCCACCCGCTACGTCAACCCCAAGGGGATAGAGCGGGAGGTGCACTGGTTCCTCATGCGGGGGGAGGGGGAGCCCAGGCTCGAGGCGGGCATGACCGGGGCCGGCTGGTTCGCTCCCGAGGAGGCCCGGGCCCTCCTCGCCTTCCCCGAGGACCTGGGGCTTTTGGAGGTGGCCCTTGAGCGCCTACCGCTTTGA
- a CDS encoding DUF1028 domain-containing protein, translating to MVVATFSLVARDPETGDLGVAVASKFLAVGAVVPFARAKVGAVATQSYANPRFGPQGLALLAEGASPEGVLEAFRRTDPHLEKRQFGLVSARGEALSFTGSLCHPWAGGVVGEGFAVQGNLLAGPEVVEAMAETFVQEKDLPFPERLLGALRAGEAAGGDKRGRQSAALLVVGEGKGYGGLWDRYIDLRVDDHTEPLEELARLLSLHRLLFEKPKARRPLREEEVRWVQRVLHGLGLYAGEAHGVFDRETEEAFLALIGMENLEERYQGGPEVDEATLDHLKRRYGWN from the coding sequence ATGGTGGTGGCCACCTTCTCCCTGGTGGCCCGGGACCCCGAAACCGGGGATCTGGGCGTGGCCGTGGCCAGCAAGTTCCTGGCGGTGGGGGCGGTGGTGCCCTTCGCCAGGGCCAAGGTGGGGGCCGTCGCCACCCAGTCCTACGCCAACCCCCGCTTTGGCCCCCAGGGCCTGGCCCTCTTGGCGGAAGGGGCGAGCCCGGAAGGGGTCTTGGAAGCCTTCCGCCGCACCGATCCCCACCTGGAAAAACGACAGTTCGGCCTGGTGAGCGCCAGGGGCGAGGCCCTAAGCTTCACCGGTTCCCTTTGCCATCCCTGGGCCGGGGGGGTGGTGGGGGAGGGCTTCGCCGTCCAGGGCAACCTCCTGGCGGGCCCCGAGGTGGTGGAGGCCATGGCGGAAACCTTTGTGCAGGAAAAGGACCTTCCCTTTCCCGAGCGGCTTCTTGGAGCCCTACGAGCAGGGGAGGCGGCCGGGGGGGATAAGCGGGGCCGGCAGTCCGCCGCCCTTTTGGTGGTGGGGGAAGGGAAGGGGTACGGGGGGCTTTGGGACCGCTACATAGACCTGCGGGTGGACGACCATACCGAGCCCCTGGAGGAGCTTGCCCGCCTTCTTTCCCTCCACCGCCTCCTCTTTGAAAAGCCCAAGGCCAGACGCCCCCTGCGGGAGGAGGAGGTGCGCTGGGTGCAGAGGGTGCTCCACGGGCTTGGCCTTTACGCCGGGGAGGCCCACGGGGTCTTTGACCGGGAAACGGAGGAGGCATTTTTGGCCCTCATCGGCATGGAGAACCTGGAAGAGCGCTACCAAGGGGGTCCCGAGGTGGACGAGGCCACCCTGGACCACCTCAAACGGAGGTACGGGTGGAACTAG
- the typA gene encoding translational GTPase TypA, with product MEIRNIAIIAHVDHGKTTLVDAMLRQAKALKKEEGERILDSFDLEKERGITILAKNTAVAWGGVKVNIVDTPGHADFGGEVERALSLVDGVLLLVDAAEGPMPQTRFVLRKALEAGLKPIVVLNKVDKKEARPDEVLNLTFDLMVELGASEEQLDFPYLYAIGREGRAWREEPKGDLAELFQTILDHVPPPRWREGPFQLLVANLDHSPYLGRVAVGKVARGRVRKGETVAILKEGGQVLAKVAAVYTHQGLERVEVEESLPGDIVALAGVEGAEIGDTLASPEAPEALPRLAVDEPTVALTLTANTSPFAGREGKYVTGQKLKERLDRELRTNVALQVLEVAPEVFELRGRGELHLAILLETMRREGYEFSVGQPRVLLKDGLEPYELLVVEAPKDRFGAVMEALGTRRAEMVHMESGDRVRAEFLLPARALFGFRSLFLSLTGGEGILSHTFHGYGPEAGPIPTRTTGSAVAMEAGVATAYSLHRLQERVQFFIEPGTEVYVGMIVGEHVRENDLEVNVTTAKKLTNIRAAGSDENIRLIPPRKLSLEEALEFLAEDELLEVTPKSLRLRKKVLDPAKRKRLVGK from the coding sequence ATGGAGATTAGAAACATTGCCATCATTGCCCACGTAGACCACGGCAAGACCACCTTGGTGGACGCCATGCTCCGCCAAGCCAAGGCCCTGAAGAAGGAGGAAGGGGAAAGGATCCTGGACTCCTTTGACCTGGAGAAGGAGCGGGGCATCACCATCCTGGCCAAGAACACCGCCGTGGCCTGGGGCGGGGTGAAGGTGAACATCGTGGACACCCCGGGGCATGCGGACTTCGGGGGGGAGGTGGAGCGGGCCCTTTCCCTGGTGGACGGGGTGCTCCTCTTGGTGGACGCTGCGGAAGGCCCCATGCCCCAGACCCGCTTCGTCCTGCGCAAGGCCCTCGAGGCCGGCCTCAAGCCCATCGTGGTCCTGAACAAGGTGGACAAGAAGGAGGCCCGACCCGACGAGGTCCTCAACCTCACCTTTGACCTCATGGTGGAACTGGGCGCCTCCGAGGAACAGCTGGACTTCCCCTACCTCTACGCCATCGGCCGCGAGGGGAGGGCCTGGCGGGAAGAGCCCAAGGGGGACCTAGCGGAGCTGTTCCAAACCATCCTGGACCACGTCCCCCCGCCCCGCTGGAGGGAAGGGCCTTTCCAGCTTTTGGTGGCCAACCTGGACCACTCCCCCTACCTGGGCCGGGTGGCCGTGGGCAAGGTGGCCCGGGGCCGGGTGCGCAAGGGGGAAACCGTGGCCATCCTGAAGGAAGGGGGCCAGGTCCTGGCCAAGGTGGCGGCGGTCTACACCCATCAGGGCCTGGAGCGGGTGGAGGTGGAGGAAAGCCTGCCCGGGGACATTGTGGCCCTGGCCGGGGTGGAAGGGGCGGAGATCGGGGACACCCTAGCGAGCCCCGAGGCCCCCGAGGCCCTGCCCCGCTTGGCGGTGGACGAACCCACCGTGGCCCTCACCCTCACCGCCAACACCTCCCCCTTCGCCGGGCGGGAGGGAAAGTACGTCACGGGGCAGAAGCTCAAGGAGCGGCTAGACCGGGAGCTTCGCACCAACGTGGCCCTGCAGGTTTTGGAGGTGGCCCCCGAGGTGTTTGAACTACGGGGCCGGGGGGAGCTCCACCTGGCCATCCTCCTGGAAACCATGCGCCGGGAAGGGTACGAGTTTAGCGTGGGCCAGCCCCGGGTCCTCCTGAAGGATGGCCTCGAGCCCTACGAGCTCTTGGTGGTGGAAGCCCCCAAGGACCGCTTTGGGGCGGTGATGGAAGCCCTGGGCACCCGGCGGGCGGAGATGGTCCACATGGAATCGGGCGATCGGGTGCGGGCGGAGTTCCTCCTCCCCGCCCGGGCCCTCTTCGGTTTCCGCAGCCTCTTCCTCTCCCTCACCGGGGGGGAGGGCATCCTGAGCCACACCTTCCACGGCTACGGCCCCGAGGCCGGGCCCATCCCCACCCGCACCACGGGGAGCGCCGTGGCCATGGAAGCAGGGGTGGCCACCGCCTACAGCCTCCACCGCCTGCAAGAACGGGTGCAGTTTTTCATTGAACCGGGCACCGAGGTCTACGTGGGCATGATCGTGGGGGAACACGTGCGGGAAAACGACCTGGAGGTGAACGTCACCACCGCCAAAAAGCTCACCAACATCCGGGCTGCGGGTTCCGACGAGAACATCCGCCTCATCCCCCCAAGGAAGCTCTCCTTGGAGGAAGCCTTGGAGTTCCTAGCCGAGGACGAGCTCTTGGAGGTCACCCCCAAGAGCCTCCGTTTGCGGAAAAAGGTCCTGGACCCGGCCAAGCGCAAGCGCCTGGTGGGGAAGTAA
- a CDS encoding replication-associated recombination protein A, whose translation MEPLAERLRPRSLEEVLGQPHLTGERGLLRRMLAEKRLSSMVLFGPPGTGKTTLARLLAEGTGQPFLRLSAVEAGLKEVRRALERAREEGGLLLFLDEIHRFNKAQQDAFLPHLESGLLTLIGATAENPAFFLTPALRSRLRLLPVRPLSEEDLLTLLKRALTDPRGLPGTPFEEAALRLLAQAAGGDARFALNTLELAAAFGEVSQESVREALGAERFAMDRQGDHFYDLTSALHKSLRGCHVDAALYYLARLLKGGADPRYVARRLIRVAVEDVGLADPLALRLAVAALEAYEALGSPEGELALVEAAVYLALAPKSNSLYTAWQRAEAAVQAHPQAPVPLNLRNAPTALARSQGHGRGYAYYHENPEGSFAQRYLPEGLEDLLLFEATGEGWEERVRERLKALRARFESAGQRRGKS comes from the coding sequence GTGGAGCCTTTGGCGGAGCGCCTCAGGCCGAGGAGCCTGGAGGAGGTCTTGGGCCAGCCCCACCTCACGGGGGAGCGGGGCCTTTTGCGGCGTATGCTGGCGGAAAAGCGCCTAAGCTCCATGGTCCTCTTCGGCCCCCCAGGCACGGGTAAGACCACCTTGGCCCGCCTCCTGGCGGAGGGGACGGGCCAGCCCTTTCTCCGGCTCTCCGCGGTGGAGGCGGGGCTTAAAGAGGTGCGGCGGGCTTTGGAACGGGCGCGGGAAGAAGGGGGGCTCCTGCTTTTTTTGGATGAAATCCACCGCTTCAACAAGGCCCAGCAGGACGCCTTCCTCCCCCATCTGGAGTCCGGCCTCCTCACCCTCATCGGGGCCACGGCGGAAAACCCCGCCTTCTTCCTCACCCCCGCCCTGCGCTCCCGCCTCCGCCTCCTCCCCGTGCGCCCCCTTTCCGAGGAGGACCTCCTCACCCTCCTGAAGCGGGCCCTCACCGACCCCCGGGGCCTCCCCGGCACCCCTTTCGAGGAAGCGGCCTTAAGGCTCCTGGCCCAGGCGGCAGGGGGGGACGCCCGCTTCGCCCTGAACACCTTAGAGCTCGCCGCCGCCTTCGGCGAGGTGAGCCAGGAAAGCGTGCGGGAGGCCCTGGGGGCGGAGCGCTTCGCCATGGACCGCCAAGGGGACCACTTCTACGACCTCACCTCCGCCCTGCACAAAAGCCTTAGGGGTTGCCACGTGGACGCCGCCCTCTACTACCTGGCAAGGCTCCTAAAAGGGGGCGCAGACCCCCGCTACGTGGCCCGTCGCCTCATCCGGGTGGCGGTGGAGGACGTGGGCCTAGCCGATCCCTTGGCCCTTCGCCTGGCGGTGGCGGCCCTAGAGGCCTACGAGGCCTTGGGAAGCCCAGAAGGGGAGCTCGCCTTGGTGGAGGCGGCGGTCTACCTGGCCCTGGCCCCCAAGTCCAATAGCCTCTATACCGCCTGGCAACGGGCAGAGGCGGCGGTGCAGGCCCACCCCCAAGCCCCCGTGCCCCTAAACCTGAGGAACGCCCCCACCGCCTTGGCCCGGTCCCAGGGCCACGGCCGGGGGTACGCCTACTACCACGAGAACCCGGAGGGGAGCTTCGCCCAGCGCTACCTGCCCGAGGGCCTCGAGGACCTCCTTCTCTTTGAGGCCACGGGGGAGGGTTGGGAAGAACGGGTGCGGGAGCGGCTAAAGGCCCTCAGGGCCCGCTTTGAAAGCGCAGGCCAAAGGCGAGGGAAGAGCTAG
- a CDS encoding DUF2905 family protein, with protein sequence MELGKALLYLGLFLAALGLLLLYFPKLFAWFGHLPGDIRIEREGLRVYIPLTSALLLSLLLTLLLNLLGHFWRR encoded by the coding sequence ATGGAACTGGGTAAAGCGCTCCTTTACCTTGGGCTCTTCCTTGCGGCCTTGGGGCTCCTTCTCCTCTACTTCCCCAAGCTCTTCGCCTGGTTCGGCCACCTGCCGGGGGACATCCGCATAGAGCGGGAGGGCTTACGGGTATACATCCCCCTCACCTCGGCCCTCCTTCTTTCCCTTCTCCTCACCCTCCTCCTCAACCTCCTGGGGCATTTTTGGCGGCGCTAG
- a CDS encoding glucokinase: MRVVGLDLGGTKIAAGVFDGEKLLSKVVLPTPKEGGMAVVRALAEAAHKAEEEAGGEGVAIGLGTPGPLDFRKGVIRFTPNIPGLVDFPIRDLLQEATGKPVYLENDANAAALAEHHLGAARGETSSLYLTVSTGVGGGVVLGGRVLRGERGQGGELGHMTLLPGGPMCGCGLEGCLEALAAGRALEREAGYAYHRSVSNQELFALFQEGDPKAKRILLQAAHYVGLGLASLVKAFDPGAVVVGGGLALNAPEGYWEALHAAYRHYLAGWEVPPLRKAELGGDAGLLGAALTAYLEVRDGTG; encoded by the coding sequence ATGAGGGTGGTGGGCCTGGACCTCGGGGGGACCAAGATCGCCGCCGGGGTGTTTGACGGGGAAAAGCTCCTTTCCAAGGTGGTCCTCCCCACCCCCAAGGAGGGGGGGATGGCGGTGGTGCGGGCCCTGGCGGAGGCGGCCCACAAGGCGGAGGAGGAAGCGGGGGGGGAAGGGGTGGCCATCGGCCTTGGCACCCCAGGGCCTTTGGACTTCCGCAAAGGGGTGATCCGCTTCACCCCCAACATCCCCGGCCTCGTGGACTTCCCCATCCGGGACCTTCTGCAAGAGGCCACGGGCAAGCCCGTCTACTTGGAAAACGACGCCAACGCCGCCGCCTTGGCCGAGCACCACCTGGGGGCGGCCCGAGGGGAAACGAGCTCCCTCTACCTCACGGTTTCCACCGGCGTCGGGGGCGGGGTGGTCCTTGGGGGCCGGGTGCTCCGGGGGGAAAGGGGCCAAGGCGGGGAGCTAGGCCACATGACCCTCCTCCCCGGGGGACCCATGTGCGGCTGCGGGCTGGAAGGGTGTTTGGAGGCCCTGGCCGCCGGTCGGGCCCTGGAACGGGAAGCGGGCTACGCTTACCACCGCTCTGTCAGCAACCAAGAGCTTTTCGCCCTCTTTCAAGAAGGCGACCCCAAGGCCAAGCGCATCCTCCTCCAGGCGGCCCATTACGTGGGCCTGGGCCTCGCCAGCCTGGTCAAGGCCTTTGACCCGGGAGCGGTGGTGGTGGGCGGGGGGCTCGCCCTAAACGCCCCAGAGGGCTACTGGGAAGCCCTGCACGCCGCCTACCGCCATTACCTAGCGGGCTGGGAGGTACCCCCTTTGCGCAAGGCCGAGCTTGGAGGGGACGCTGGGCTTTTGGGGGCCGCCCTCACCGCCTACCTGGAGGTGCGGGATGGAACTGGGTAA
- the folE gene encoding GTP cyclohydrolase I FolE, with protein sequence MERKMVEIEETGLSFETELDLDRLKVLASEWLQVIGEDPNREGLLKTPERVAKAWAFLTRGYRQDLKEIVNGAVFQAEGSEMVVVKGIEFYSLCEHHLLPFFGQVHIGYIPNGKILGLSKFARIVDLFARRLQVQERLAVQIAEAIQEILEPQGVGVVVEGVHLCMMMRGVEKQHSRTVTSAMLGAFRESQKTREEFLSHLR encoded by the coding sequence ATGGAGCGCAAGATGGTGGAGATTGAAGAAACCGGCCTTTCCTTTGAAACGGAACTGGACCTGGACCGCCTTAAGGTCCTGGCCTCGGAGTGGCTTCAGGTGATCGGGGAGGATCCCAACCGGGAAGGGCTTTTGAAGACACCGGAGCGGGTGGCCAAGGCCTGGGCCTTCCTCACCCGGGGCTACCGCCAAGACCTTAAGGAGATCGTCAACGGGGCGGTCTTCCAGGCGGAGGGGAGCGAGATGGTGGTGGTGAAGGGCATCGAGTTTTACTCCCTTTGCGAGCACCACCTTCTGCCCTTCTTCGGCCAGGTGCACATCGGCTACATCCCGAACGGCAAGATCCTGGGCCTTTCCAAGTTCGCCCGCATCGTGGACCTCTTCGCCCGTCGCCTCCAGGTGCAAGAGCGCTTGGCGGTCCAGATCGCCGAGGCCATCCAGGAGATATTGGAGCCCCAAGGGGTGGGGGTGGTGGTGGAGGGGGTCCACCTCTGCATGATGATGCGGGGGGTGGAGAAGCAGCACTCCCGCACCGTTACCAGCGCTATGCTGGGGGCTTTCCGGGAAAGCCAGAAGACGCGGGAGGAGTTCTTGAGCCACCTGCGCTAG